A genomic stretch from Hemicordylus capensis ecotype Gifberg chromosome 1, rHemCap1.1.pri, whole genome shotgun sequence includes:
- the LOC128341294 gene encoding uncharacterized protein LOC128341294, translating to MNKMALKNSKQKKKYKCCPCLPPPSQQEDVPGEQLTHFDSEEKEARLLCLFGDYLDYLETPSKNEEKVKVKTKKHKKKWKAEKKKKPSLLIKKENMCEANMNDSVLKKVKCLRDSKNHDEVTDCLDDNKREFCKKLDSSMLEFLAKKKGKKAKKQLDSECIDGSRQVFREKNPKQYYKMFKAIQNNQSTDKQLFCPLSPEPYVSGKGERKELTQQETPWLQIPCKSEALDSTVHCFKGSIIKGFKQNMKLRKEVLLTASTSEVKSCAGNTEPLLSSTPRRLEDQIRHPEEQLDMGDPKDNRPSHTSSDPEVISSSFDSQELFITQQPLFPLQIPSSSLPLHHPKTAKEAIPEESYNDSSSSDTLQSSQRSAETETFQKGFQLTPCSLTPNKRSGCFSSTRECAIQTDDFFSSSAVASSLIIKKQFADCHEQPLDLSLPYRIRSAAAGAKLMSYHLEGTGDGIHVPTRCKLEPAISVLDDEGGNITGSQSLKSSDIKYVQMHLNSSYYFKVKGDSVATVSGTPLLRLRDPVSGTPPGKLTLEKRRKI from the exons ATGAACAAAATGGCTCTAAAGAATTCCAAACAGAAAAAGAAGTATAAGTGCTGCCCTTGTTTGCCACCACCATCTCAGCAGGAGGATGTTCCTGGAGAGCAG CTTACTCACTTTGATTCTGAGGAAAAGGAAGCTAGACTTCTGTGCCTGTTTGGGGACTACCTTGATTATTTGGAAACACCTTCTAAAAATGAGGAAAAAGTGAAAGTAAAAACCAAGAAGCATAAAAAAAAGTGGaaggcagaaaagaaaaagaagcccaGTCTCCTTATCAAAAAAGAAAACATGTGTGAAGCAAACATGAATGACTCAGTTCTCAAAAAAGTGAAATGTCTTAGAGATAGTAAAAATCATGATGAGGTAACCGATTGCTTGGATGATAATAAAAGAGAGTTTTGCAAGAAGCTGGATTCCTCTATGTTGGAATTTCTTGCTAAAAAGAAGGGCAAGAAAGCAAAGAAACAACTTGACTCTGAATGTATTGATGGCAGTCGACAGGTCTTTAGAGAGAAAAATCCAAAACAATACTATAAAATGTTTAAAGCAATTCAAAACAACCAGAGCACAGACAAGCAGCTCTTCTGCCCCTTATCCCCAGAGCCCTATGTAAGTGGAAAAGGTGAGCGAAAGGAATTAACTCAGCAAGAAACTCCTTGGCTTCAGATACCTTGTAAAAGTGAAGCACTTGATTCTACTGTGCATTGTTTTAAAGGTAGCATCATAAAAGGCTTCAAACAGAACATGAAATTACGTAAGGAGGTCCTGCTCACAGCCAGCACCTCTGAGGTAAAGAGCTGTGCTGGTAATACAGAGCCCCTCTTGTCGTCAACCCCAAGAAGACTGGAGGATCAAATTCGGCACCCTGAAGAACAGCTCGATATGGGAGACCCAAAAGACAACAGGCCTTCTCATACTAGTTCAGATCCAGAAGTAATAAGCAGCAGCTTTGATAGTCAAGAGCTCTTTATAACTCAGCAGCCTCTCTTTCCACTGCAGATTCCCAGTAGCTCCTTACCTCTTCATCATCCAAAAACTGCTAAAGAGGCCATTCCAGAAGAGAGCTACAATGACAGCAGCTCATCTGACACTCTGCAGTCATCCCAGAGGTCTGCTGAGACAGAAACTTTTCAGAAAGGTTTTCAGCTGACTCCATGCAGTCTGACACCAAATAAGAGAAGCGGGTGCTTTTCATCTACACGAGAATGTGCAATTCAGACAGATGACTTCTTCAGTTCCTCAGCAGTAGCTTCCTCtttaataattaaaaagcagTTTGCAGATTGCCACGAGCAACCGCTGGACCTCAGCTTGCCTTACAGAATCAGATCTGCTGCCGCCGGTGCCAAACTGATGTCCTATCATTTGGAAGGCACAGGTGATGGTATTCATGTACCCACCAGGTGTAAGTTAGAGCCTGCCATCTCAGTGCTTGATGATGAAGGGGGAAACATTACTGGTTCCCAGTCTCTAAAGTCAAGTGATATAAAATACGTTCAGATGCATCTGAATTCATCCTACTACTTTAAGGTAAAAGGGGACTCAGTTGCTACTGTGTCTGGAACTCCACTGCTGAGGCTGAGGGATCCAGTATCTGGAACTCCACCAGGAAAGCTGACACTggaaaaaaggagaaaaatatgA